From Anoplopoma fimbria isolate UVic2021 breed Golden Eagle Sablefish chromosome 11, Afim_UVic_2022, whole genome shotgun sequence, one genomic window encodes:
- the rtbdn gene encoding retbindin: MGVTSLPLLLVCACLAAALIGGTRSEGVCLQDGKHKATPGPEPHLSECGLYADNSCCTEEDIQDISHVPSASNKNEPWDKCGPLSSECEGFLKRVSCFYRCSPDAARWPHPHRRSYIQAVPLCHSFCRDWFDACRMDMTCARNWARDPRGQNCTGTCVQYQQMYQHGRDLCESLWGDAFMTVEDEPEDAGEAGEVGAEGGGGGGRPCGCLTLSPSDKDVMAALRAQQDDPEELDTTKSGLPQYRAPCQTKLPLQARSGRKGNSVLRKRSVIVDDVEGAGAACRGECWRWQYI, encoded by the exons ATGGGtgtcacctccctccctctgctatTGGTTTGCGCATGTTTGGCGGCTGCGCTGATTGGTGGAACCCGCTCGGAGGGCGTGTGTCTCCAAGACGGCAAGCACAAGGCCACGCCCGGCCCGGAGCCACACCTGTCGGAGTGCGGGCTGTATGCTGACA ATAGCTGCTGCACAGAGGAGGACATCCAGGATATTTCCCATGTGCCCTCTGCTAGCAATAAGAACGAACCCTGGGACAAGTGTGGGCCTCTGAGCTCTGA gtgCGAAGGCTTCCTGAAGCGTGTGTCGTGTTTTTACCGCTGCTCCCCCGATGCCGCGCGTTGGCCTCACCCCCACCGCCGCTCCTACATCCAGGCCGTGCCGCTCTGCCACAGCTTCTGCCGTGATTG GTTTGATGCCTGCAGGATGGACATGACGTGTGCTCGTAACTGGGCCAGAGACCCCAGAGGACAGAACTGCACCGGAACATGTGTTCAGTATCAGCAG ATGTACCAGCACGGCAGGGACCTCTGCGAGAGCCTGTGGGGGGACGCCTTCATGACAGTGGAGGATGAGCCGGAGGATGCCGGAGAGGCCGGCGAGGTCGGAGCGGagggcggcggcggcggcggtcgGCCCTGCGGCTGCCTGACCCTCAGCCCCTCAGACAAAGACGTGATGGCTGCCCTCAGGGCCCAGCAGGACGACCCGGAGGAGCTGGACACCACCAAGAGCGGCCTGCCTCAGTACCGCGCCCCGTGCCAGACCAAGCTGCCCCTGCAGGCCAGGAGCGGCAGGAAGGGGAACTCTGTGCTGCGCAAGCGCTCCGTCATCGTGGACGACGTGGAGGGAGCGGGAGCGGCTTGTAGAGGGGAGTGTTGGAGGTGGCAATATATTTAG